The Streptomyces sp. NBC_01197 genome window below encodes:
- a CDS encoding family 2B encapsulin nanocompartment shell protein gives MTVETGPETEPAPSGQSSLSTAAARNLATTTKSAPQMQEITSRWLLRMLPWVKTKGGTYRVNRRLTYTVGDGHIEFVQDGAGVRVIPRELGELALLRGFDDVDVLTAIADRCVQRDFRAGEVLAERGNLAEQIHLVAHGRIKQTSAGKYGDEVSVALLADGDRFGENALLDTDARWDYTATAETSGTLLTLSRADFDAVVSGAPSLQAHLDQFSSLALRPQTRHGEAEIAMSAGHTGEAQLPGAFVDYELNPREYELSVAQTVLRVHTRVADLFNGPMNQTEEQLRLTVEALRERQEHELINNREFGLLHNAAFKQRIQTQSGPPTPDDLDELLCRRRGTKLFLAHPRTIAAIGRGFNACGLYPDHVDLGGQQVPAWRGVPILPCNKIPISKDNTSSILAMRTGEDNQGVIGLHQTGLPEEYEPGLSVRFMGMNEQAIISYLVTTYYSAAVLLPDALGVLENVQIGHRS, from the coding sequence ATGACAGTTGAGACCGGCCCGGAAACAGAGCCGGCGCCGTCAGGGCAGTCCAGCCTGAGCACAGCGGCCGCCCGCAACCTCGCCACCACCACCAAGTCCGCTCCGCAGATGCAGGAGATCACCTCGCGGTGGCTGCTGCGGATGCTCCCCTGGGTGAAGACCAAGGGCGGCACCTACCGGGTGAACCGCCGTCTGACCTACACCGTCGGCGACGGACACATCGAGTTCGTCCAGGACGGTGCGGGGGTCCGGGTGATCCCCCGCGAGCTCGGCGAACTGGCCCTGCTGCGCGGCTTCGACGACGTCGACGTGCTCACCGCGATCGCCGACCGGTGCGTCCAGCGCGACTTCCGCGCCGGCGAGGTGCTGGCCGAGCGGGGGAACCTCGCCGAGCAGATCCACCTGGTCGCGCACGGCCGGATCAAACAGACCTCCGCGGGCAAGTACGGCGACGAGGTCTCCGTCGCCCTGCTCGCCGACGGTGACCGGTTCGGGGAGAACGCCCTTCTGGACACCGACGCCAGGTGGGACTACACAGCCACCGCCGAGACCTCCGGCACCCTGCTCACCCTGTCCCGCGCGGACTTCGACGCCGTGGTGTCCGGCGCGCCGAGTCTCCAGGCCCACCTCGATCAGTTCAGCTCGCTCGCGCTCCGGCCGCAGACCCGGCACGGCGAGGCCGAGATCGCGATGTCGGCCGGTCACACCGGCGAAGCCCAGCTCCCGGGCGCCTTCGTCGATTACGAGCTCAACCCGCGTGAGTACGAACTCTCCGTCGCGCAGACGGTCCTGCGCGTCCACACGAGGGTCGCCGACCTCTTCAACGGGCCGATGAACCAGACCGAGGAGCAACTCAGGCTCACTGTCGAGGCGTTGCGTGAGCGCCAGGAGCACGAGCTGATCAACAACCGGGAATTCGGCCTGCTCCACAACGCCGCCTTCAAGCAGCGGATCCAGACCCAGTCCGGCCCGCCCACCCCGGACGACCTCGACGAGCTGCTCTGCCGCCGCCGGGGCACCAAGCTCTTCCTCGCCCATCCCCGGACGATCGCGGCGATCGGGCGCGGGTTCAACGCCTGCGGGCTCTACCCGGACCACGTGGACCTCGGTGGCCAGCAGGTCCCGGCCTGGCGCGGGGTTCCGATCCTGCCCTGCAACAAGATCCCCATCAGCAAGGACAACACCAGCTCAATCCTTGCCATGCGCACCGGCGAGGACAACCAGGGGGTCATCGGACTCCACCAGACCGGCCTGCCGGAGGAGTACGAGCCGGGGCTTTCGGTGCGTTTCATGGGCATGAACGAGCAGGCGATCATCTCGTACCTGGTCACCACCTACTACTCCGCCGCCGTCCTGCTGCCCGATGCGCTCGGCGTGCTGGAGAACGTACAGATCGGCCACCGGAGCTAG
- a CDS encoding geranyl diphosphate 2-C-methyltransferase, whose product MTSTELTTDASVFIPAPASPYQGDIARYWDREARPVNLRLGDVDGLYHHHYGIGDVDHAALGDARDGEYEKRLIAELHRLESAQAEVLLDHLGSIGRDDMLMDAGCGRGGSMVMAHQRFGCKVEGVTLSAKQAEFGNRRAHELGIDDHVRARVCNMLDTPFETGRAAGSWNNESSMYVDLDDLMAEHSRVLGVGGRYVTITGCWNPRYGQPSKWVSQINAHFECNIHSRREYLKSMADNRLVPQTIIDLTAATLPYWELRATSSLVTGIEEAFINSYKDGSFQYLLIAADRV is encoded by the coding sequence ATGACCAGCACCGAGCTCACCACTGACGCCTCCGTTTTCATCCCGGCCCCGGCGTCGCCGTACCAGGGTGACATCGCCCGATACTGGGACCGTGAGGCCAGGCCAGTGAACCTGCGTCTCGGCGACGTCGACGGGCTCTACCACCACCACTACGGCATCGGCGACGTCGACCACGCCGCCCTCGGGGACGCTCGCGACGGCGAGTACGAGAAGAGGCTCATCGCCGAGTTGCACCGCCTGGAGTCGGCGCAGGCCGAAGTCCTCCTGGACCACCTCGGCTCCATCGGGCGTGACGACATGCTGATGGACGCCGGCTGTGGCCGGGGCGGTTCGATGGTGATGGCGCACCAGCGGTTCGGATGCAAGGTCGAGGGCGTCACGCTGTCGGCCAAGCAGGCCGAGTTCGGCAACCGGCGCGCACACGAACTCGGCATCGACGACCACGTCCGCGCCCGGGTGTGCAACATGCTCGACACGCCCTTCGAGACGGGCCGGGCCGCGGGCTCGTGGAACAACGAGTCGAGTATGTACGTCGACCTGGACGACCTCATGGCCGAGCACTCCCGGGTCCTCGGGGTCGGCGGCCGTTATGTGACCATCACCGGCTGCTGGAACCCGCGTTACGGCCAGCCCTCGAAGTGGGTCTCGCAGATCAATGCGCACTTCGAGTGCAACATCCACTCCCGCCGGGAGTACCTGAAGTCCATGGCCGACAACCGTCTCGTACCGCAGACCATCATCGACCTGACCGCGGCGACGCTGCCCTACTGGGAGCTGCGGGCCACGTCCTCGCTGGTCACAGGCATTGAAGAGGCGTTCATCAACTCGTACAAGGACGGCTCGTTCCAGTACCTCCTGATCGCGGCCGACCGCGTCTGA
- the rbsD gene encoding D-ribose pyranase, which produces MKKSGILNRHLAGALAELGHGDGVLICDVGMPVPDGPRLVDLAFRAGTPSFAEVLDGLLAELVVEGATAAREVREANPATAELLDARFPDLRLVPHDDLKDLSAATRLVVRTGEARPYANVLLRCGVFF; this is translated from the coding sequence ATGAAGAAGTCCGGAATCCTCAACCGCCATCTCGCGGGCGCCCTGGCCGAGTTGGGCCACGGCGACGGTGTGCTGATCTGCGATGTGGGGATGCCGGTCCCGGACGGGCCCCGCCTGGTCGATCTGGCGTTCCGGGCCGGGACCCCGTCATTCGCGGAGGTGCTCGACGGGCTGCTCGCGGAACTGGTCGTGGAGGGCGCGACGGCCGCCCGCGAGGTACGGGAGGCGAACCCGGCGACAGCGGAACTGTTGGACGCCCGCTTCCCGGACCTGCGGCTGGTCCCGCACGACGACCTCAAGGACCTGTCGGCTGCCACCCGCCTGGTGGTCCGCACCGGAGAGGCACGCCCGTACGCGAATGTGCTGCTGCGGTGCGGGGTCTTCTTCTGA
- a CDS encoding ribokinase — protein MYDYDLLVVGSANADLVIGVERRPTPGETVLGSDLVIHPGGKGANQAVAAARLGARSALLARVGDDANGRLLLESQRAAGVDTAGVLVGGAPTGVALITVDPSGDNSIVVSPGANARLTPADIRAAGSLLEAARVVSTQLEIPLETVTELVRALPAGTRFVLNPSPPQPLPDEILAACDPLVVNEHEARTVLGDAAGDSPEGWARALLALGPRSVVITLGAAGALVADGRKGTSAHVPSLKVDAVDTTGAGDAFTAALAWRLGQGEDLAQAAAFAARVGATAVTRPGAQESYPTAHEVREETRDQAQDQAQDEAQEEARAE, from the coding sequence ATGTACGACTACGACCTGCTGGTCGTAGGGTCGGCCAACGCCGACCTGGTGATCGGCGTCGAACGCCGCCCCACGCCCGGCGAGACCGTGCTCGGCTCCGACCTCGTCATCCACCCGGGCGGCAAGGGCGCCAACCAGGCGGTGGCCGCGGCCCGGCTCGGTGCCCGCAGCGCCCTGCTGGCCCGGGTCGGGGACGACGCCAACGGACGGCTGCTGCTGGAGTCCCAGCGCGCGGCGGGCGTCGACACCGCCGGCGTCCTCGTCGGCGGCGCGCCCACCGGTGTCGCCCTGATCACGGTGGACCCGTCCGGCGACAACAGCATCGTGGTATCCCCCGGTGCCAACGCCCGGCTCACCCCGGCCGACATCCGCGCGGCGGGCAGCCTGCTGGAGGCGGCCCGGGTGGTGTCGACGCAGCTGGAGATCCCACTGGAGACGGTCACCGAGCTGGTACGGGCGCTGCCTGCCGGGACCCGGTTCGTACTGAACCCGTCTCCGCCGCAGCCGCTGCCCGACGAGATCCTCGCGGCCTGCGACCCGCTGGTGGTCAATGAGCACGAGGCCAGGACGGTGCTGGGCGACGCGGCGGGCGACTCCCCCGAGGGGTGGGCGCGGGCGCTGCTCGCGCTCGGGCCGCGCTCCGTTGTGATCACCCTGGGCGCGGCGGGCGCGCTGGTCGCCGACGGCCGTAAGGGGACGAGCGCGCACGTACCGAGCCTCAAGGTCGACGCGGTGGACACCACCGGTGCGGGCGATGCCTTCACTGCGGCGCTGGCCTGGCGCCTGGGGCAGGGCGAGGACCTGGCGCAGGCCGCCGCGTTCGCCGCCCGGGTGGGCGCGACCGCCGTCACCAGGCCCGGCGCGCAGGAGTCCTACCCGACCGCCCACGAGGTGCGGGAAGAGACGCGTGACCAGGCACAGGACCAGGCACAGGACGAGGCACAGGAAGAGGCACGGGCGGAATGA